One window from the genome of Tachypleus tridentatus isolate NWPU-2018 chromosome 11, ASM421037v1, whole genome shotgun sequence encodes:
- the LOC143232535 gene encoding uncharacterized protein LOC143232535 isoform X2, which translates to MGNIDLIIPQIRPSSLGSRIGINDRSHLLNLRARRALFGPVDHEENLRFVHEELNKIHDEDEERWNFNFKTETPIPWGYLSTLNKNRKRVLPRPYKTKSLQKCKTRAKINCSSLLEIGLQEEPMVKFKRSVVPACSSNIILTDPEQSYNPTLQHQKKITG; encoded by the exons aTGGGTAATATTGACTTAATAATACCACAAATTAGGCCAAGTAGCTTAGGAAGTCGTATAGGGATTAATGATCGATCACACTTGCTGAATTTGCGAGCTCGTCGAGCGCTGTTTGGTCCAGTGGATCACGAAGAAAACCTTAGGTTCGTCCACGAGGAGTTAAATAAGATCCACGACGAAGATGAAGAAAGGtggaattttaatttcaaaactgaAACACCAATTCCCTGGGGATATTTATCGACActgaataaaaacagaaaaagagtTCTGCCCCGGCCTTATAAGACAAAAAGTCTTCAGAAGTGTAAAACACGTGCGAAAATAAATTGCTCTAGTCTTCTCGAAATCGGGCTCCAAGAAGAGCCTATGGTAAAATTCAAACGTTCTGTAGTCCCAGCCTGCTCCTCGAACATAATATTAACAGATCCAGAACAGAGCTACAACCCAACTTTACAACACCAAAAGAAAATTACCG GCTAA
- the LOC143232535 gene encoding uncharacterized protein LOC143232535 isoform X1 codes for MGNIDLIIPQIRPSSLGSRIGINDRSHLLNLRARRALFGPVDHEENLRFVHEELNKIHDEDEERWNFNFKTETPIPWGYLSTLNKNRKRVLPRPYKTKSLQKCKTRAKINCSSLLEIGLQEEPMVKFKRSVVPACSSNIILTDPEQSYNPTLQHQKKITEHLRIRKRTELKSSTRSCLTDKISPTTKAYGQLHSI; via the exons aTGGGTAATATTGACTTAATAATACCACAAATTAGGCCAAGTAGCTTAGGAAGTCGTATAGGGATTAATGATCGATCACACTTGCTGAATTTGCGAGCTCGTCGAGCGCTGTTTGGTCCAGTGGATCACGAAGAAAACCTTAGGTTCGTCCACGAGGAGTTAAATAAGATCCACGACGAAGATGAAGAAAGGtggaattttaatttcaaaactgaAACACCAATTCCCTGGGGATATTTATCGACActgaataaaaacagaaaaagagtTCTGCCCCGGCCTTATAAGACAAAAAGTCTTCAGAAGTGTAAAACACGTGCGAAAATAAATTGCTCTAGTCTTCTCGAAATCGGGCTCCAAGAAGAGCCTATGGTAAAATTCAAACGTTCTGTAGTCCCAGCCTGCTCCTCGAACATAATATTAACAGATCCAGAACAGAGCTACAACCCAACTTTACAACACCAAAAGAAAATTACCG AACATCTCAGGATCAGGAAACGAACAGAACTAAAAAGTTCCACCAGAAGCTGCCTGACGGATAAGATCTCACCAACGACAAAGGCTTACGGACAACTTCATTCAATATGA